The following coding sequences are from one Tachysurus vachellii isolate PV-2020 chromosome 7, HZAU_Pvac_v1, whole genome shotgun sequence window:
- the clcn3 gene encoding H(+)/Cl(-) exchange transporter 3 isoform X4 encodes MESEQLFNRGYCRNSYNSITSASSDEELLDGAGVIMDFHTTEDDNLLDGDASPGSAYMSNGGGGAGGVSSSTHLLDLFEEPIPGVGTYDDFHTIDWVREKCKDRERHRKINSKKKESAWEFTKSLYDAWSGWLVVTLTGLASGALAGLIDIAADWMNDLKEGVCLSALWFNHEQCCWGSNETTFAERDKCPQWKTWAELILGQAEGPGSYIMNYFMYTYWALAFAFLAVVLVKVFAPYACGSGIPEIKTILSGFIIRGYLGKWTLMIKTITLVLAVASGLSLGKEGPLVHVACCCGNIFSYLFPKYSKNEAKKREVLSAASAAGVSVAFGAPIGGVLFSLEEVSYYFPLKTLWRSFFAALVAAFVLRSINPFGNSRLVLFYVEYHTPWYLFELFPFILLGVFGGLWGAFFIRANIAWCRRRKSTRFGKYPVLEVITVAAITAIVAFPNPYTRQNTSQLIKELFTDCGPLESSQLCQYRSQMNGSQAYPEGAEATTTPGVYSAMWQLSLALIFKIIMTIFTFGLKVPSGLFIPSMAIGAIAGRIVGIAVEQLAYYHHDWFLFKEWCEVGADCITPGLYAMVGAAACLGGVTRMTVSLVVIVFELTGGLEYIVPLMAAVMTSKWVGDAFGREGIYEAHIRLNGYPFLDAKEEFTHTTTAREVMRPRRNEPPLAVLTQDDLTLGELQTVINDTSYNGFPVIVSKESQRLVGFALRRDITIAIENARRKQEGIVLNSRVYFTQHAPTLPADSPRPLKLRSILDMSPFTVTDHTPMEIVVDIFRKLGLRQCLVTHNGRLLGIITKKDILRHMAQMANQDPESIMFN; translated from the exons ATGGAGTCGGAGCAGCTGTTTAACAGAGGCTACTGCAGGAACAGCTACAACAGCATCACCAGCGCCAGCAGTGACGAGGAGCTGCTCGATGGCGCCGGCGTCATCATGGACTTCCACACCACCGAGGACGACAATCTGCTGGACGGAGACGCTTCACCGG GCTCCGCCTACATGTCTAATGGTGGAGGTGGAGCCGGAGGGGTGAGTAGCTCCACCCACCTCCTGGACCTGTTTGAAGAGCCAATCCCTGGAGTGGGCACCTATGACGACTTCCACACCATCGACTGGGTCCGAGAGAAGTGTAAAGACCGTGAACGACATCGTAAG ATTAACAGTAAGAAGAAGGAGTCAGCATGGGAATTTACAAAGAGCCTGTACGATGCCTGGTCTGGGTGGCTGGTGGTGACATTAACAGGGCTGGCTTCAG GTGCCTTGGCCGGTTTGATAGACATCGCTGCTGATTGGATGAACGACCTGAAGGAGGGGGTGTGTCTGAGTGCCTTGTGGTTTAACCATGAGCAATGCTGCTGGGGCTCCAACGAGACCACGTTCGCCGAGAGAGACAAGTGTCCACAGTGGAAAACGTGGGCTGAACTCATCCTGGGCCAAGCAGAG GGTCCTGGCTCCTACATTATGAACTACTTCATGTACACATACTGGGCTCTGGCCTTTGCCTTCCTGGCAGTTGTTCTGGTCAAAGTGTTTGCGCCGTATGCGTGCGGCTCTGGGATCCCAGAG ATTAAGACCATCCTGAGCGGGTTTATAATCCGGGGTTACCTGGGCAAATGGACACTGATGATAAAGACCATTACTTTGGTGTTGGCCGTGGCATCAGGACTGAGTCTGGGGAAGGAAGGCCCACTGGTACACGTGGCCTGCTGCTGTGGCAACATTTTCTCTTACCTCTTCCCCAAGTACAGCAAGAACGAGGCTAAGAAGCGAGAG GTGCTGTCTGCGGCATCGGCTGCGGGCGTGTCGGTGGCGTTTGGAGCTCCTATAGGAGGAGTTCTGTTCAGTCTCGAGGAG GTCAGTTATTACTTCCCGTTGAAGACGCTGTGGCGATCCTTTTTCGCCGCCCTGGTTGCGGCGTTCGTGCTTCGCTCCATTAACCCATTTGGGAACAGCCGCTTGGTTCTGTTCTACGTGGAGTACCACACACCCTGGTACCTGTTCGAGCTCTTCCCCTTCATTTTGCTCGGTGTGTTTGGTGGTCTGTGGGGCGCCTTCTTCATCCGAGCTAACATCGCCTGGTGCCGCCGCCGCAAGTCCACACGCTTCG gCAAGTACCCAGTCCTGGAGGTGATCACAGTGGCAGCCATCACAGCCATCGTGGCATTTCCCAACCCGTACACCCGACAGAACACGAGTCAGCTGATTAAGGAGCTGTTCACGGACTGCGGTCCGCTGGAGTCTTCGCAGCTCTGTCAGTATCGCAGTCAGATGAACGGGAGTCAGGCGTATCCAGAAGGCGCAGAGGCCACCACCACTCCCGGGGTTTACTCCGCCATGTGGCAGCTCAGTCTGGCGCTCATCTTTAAGATCATCATGACCATCTTCACCTTTGGCTTAAAG GTTCCCTCTGGTTTGTTCATTCCCAGCATGGCAATTGGGGCAATAGCAGGTCGTATTGTGGGCATTGCTGTGGAGCAGCTCGCTTACTATCACCACGACTGGTTTCTGTTTAAGGAGTGGTGTGAGGTGGGGGCAGATTGCATCACTCCTGGTCTTTATGCCATGGTTGGAGCTGCAGCTTGCTTGG GTGGTGTAACGCGGATGACTGTGTCTCTGGTGGTCATCGTGTTTGAGCTGACTGGCGGGTTGGAGTACATTGTACCACTCATGGCTGCAGTGATGACCAGTAAGTGGGTGGGAGATGCGTTCGGGCGTGAGGGTATTTACGAGGCGCATATCCGTCTCAACGGCTACCCGTTCTTGGATGCGAAAGAGGAGTTCACACACACCACGACAGCTCGCGAGGTGATGCGGCCGCGACGCAACGAGCCACCGTTAGCAGTGCTTACTCAGGACGACCTGACACTGGGAGAACTGCAGACCGTCATCAACGATACGAGCTACAACGGCTTCCCGGTCATCGTCTCCAAAGAGTCCCAGAGACTGGTAGGGTTCGCCCTGCGCAGGGACATCACTATAGCGAtag AGAACGCACGGAGGAAGCAGGAAGGCATCGTGCTAAACTCGCGTGTATATTTCACGCAGCATGCCCCAACACTTCCGGCAGACAGCCCACGTCCTCTGAAGCTGCGCAGCATCCTGGACATGAGTCCCTTCACCGTCACAGACCACACGCCCATGGAGATCGTCGTGGACATTTTCCGCAAGCTCGGCCTGCGCCAGTGCCTCGTCACGCACAACGG GCGTCTCCTTGgtattattacaaaaaaagatATCCTCCGTCATATGGCCCAGATGGCAAACCAAGATCCCGAGTCCATAATGTTCAACTAG
- the clcn3 gene encoding H(+)/Cl(-) exchange transporter 3 isoform X6, with amino-acid sequence MEDGSADPYLPYDGGGDTIPLQEIRVRGSAYMSNGGGGAGGVSSSTHLLDLFEEPIPGVGTYDDFHTIDWVREKCKDRERHRKINSKKKESAWEFTKSLYDAWSGWLVVTLTGLASGALAGLIDIAADWMNDLKEGVCLSALWFNHEQCCWGSNETTFAERDKCPQWKTWAELILGQAEGPGSYIMNYFMYTYWALAFAFLAVVLVKVFAPYACGSGIPEIKTILSGFIIRGYLGKWTLMIKTITLVLAVASGLSLGKEGPLVHVACCCGNIFSYLFPKYSKNEAKKREVLSAASAAGVSVAFGAPIGGVLFSLEEVSYYFPLKTLWRSFFAALVAAFVLRSINPFGNSRLVLFYVEYHTPWYLFELFPFILLGVFGGLWGAFFIRANIAWCRRRKSTRFGKYPVLEVITVAAITAIVAFPNPYTRQNTSQLIKELFTDCGPLESSQLCQYRSQMNGSQAYPEGAEATTTPGVYSAMWQLSLALIFKIIMTIFTFGLKVPSGLFIPSMAIGAIAGRIVGIAVEQLAYYHHDWFLFKEWCEVGADCITPGLYAMVGAAACLGGVTRMTVSLVVIVFELTGGLEYIVPLMAAVMTSKWVGDAFGREGIYEAHIRLNGYPFLDAKEEFTHTTTAREVMRPRRNEPPLAVLTQDDLTLGELQTVINDTSYNGFPVIVSKESQRLVGFALRRDITIAIENARRKQEGIVLNSRVYFTQHAPTLPADSPRPLKLRSILDMSPFTVTDHTPMEIVVDIFRKLGLRQCLVTHNGRLLGIITKKDILRHMAQMANQDPESIMFN; translated from the exons ATGGAGGACGGATCCGCAGACCCGTATTTACCCTACGATGGCGGAGGGGACACGATTCCCCTGCAGGAGATCCGTGTGAGAG GCTCCGCCTACATGTCTAATGGTGGAGGTGGAGCCGGAGGGGTGAGTAGCTCCACCCACCTCCTGGACCTGTTTGAAGAGCCAATCCCTGGAGTGGGCACCTATGACGACTTCCACACCATCGACTGGGTCCGAGAGAAGTGTAAAGACCGTGAACGACATCGTAAG ATTAACAGTAAGAAGAAGGAGTCAGCATGGGAATTTACAAAGAGCCTGTACGATGCCTGGTCTGGGTGGCTGGTGGTGACATTAACAGGGCTGGCTTCAG GTGCCTTGGCCGGTTTGATAGACATCGCTGCTGATTGGATGAACGACCTGAAGGAGGGGGTGTGTCTGAGTGCCTTGTGGTTTAACCATGAGCAATGCTGCTGGGGCTCCAACGAGACCACGTTCGCCGAGAGAGACAAGTGTCCACAGTGGAAAACGTGGGCTGAACTCATCCTGGGCCAAGCAGAG GGTCCTGGCTCCTACATTATGAACTACTTCATGTACACATACTGGGCTCTGGCCTTTGCCTTCCTGGCAGTTGTTCTGGTCAAAGTGTTTGCGCCGTATGCGTGCGGCTCTGGGATCCCAGAG ATTAAGACCATCCTGAGCGGGTTTATAATCCGGGGTTACCTGGGCAAATGGACACTGATGATAAAGACCATTACTTTGGTGTTGGCCGTGGCATCAGGACTGAGTCTGGGGAAGGAAGGCCCACTGGTACACGTGGCCTGCTGCTGTGGCAACATTTTCTCTTACCTCTTCCCCAAGTACAGCAAGAACGAGGCTAAGAAGCGAGAG GTGCTGTCTGCGGCATCGGCTGCGGGCGTGTCGGTGGCGTTTGGAGCTCCTATAGGAGGAGTTCTGTTCAGTCTCGAGGAG GTCAGTTATTACTTCCCGTTGAAGACGCTGTGGCGATCCTTTTTCGCCGCCCTGGTTGCGGCGTTCGTGCTTCGCTCCATTAACCCATTTGGGAACAGCCGCTTGGTTCTGTTCTACGTGGAGTACCACACACCCTGGTACCTGTTCGAGCTCTTCCCCTTCATTTTGCTCGGTGTGTTTGGTGGTCTGTGGGGCGCCTTCTTCATCCGAGCTAACATCGCCTGGTGCCGCCGCCGCAAGTCCACACGCTTCG gCAAGTACCCAGTCCTGGAGGTGATCACAGTGGCAGCCATCACAGCCATCGTGGCATTTCCCAACCCGTACACCCGACAGAACACGAGTCAGCTGATTAAGGAGCTGTTCACGGACTGCGGTCCGCTGGAGTCTTCGCAGCTCTGTCAGTATCGCAGTCAGATGAACGGGAGTCAGGCGTATCCAGAAGGCGCAGAGGCCACCACCACTCCCGGGGTTTACTCCGCCATGTGGCAGCTCAGTCTGGCGCTCATCTTTAAGATCATCATGACCATCTTCACCTTTGGCTTAAAG GTTCCCTCTGGTTTGTTCATTCCCAGCATGGCAATTGGGGCAATAGCAGGTCGTATTGTGGGCATTGCTGTGGAGCAGCTCGCTTACTATCACCACGACTGGTTTCTGTTTAAGGAGTGGTGTGAGGTGGGGGCAGATTGCATCACTCCTGGTCTTTATGCCATGGTTGGAGCTGCAGCTTGCTTGG GTGGTGTAACGCGGATGACTGTGTCTCTGGTGGTCATCGTGTTTGAGCTGACTGGCGGGTTGGAGTACATTGTACCACTCATGGCTGCAGTGATGACCAGTAAGTGGGTGGGAGATGCGTTCGGGCGTGAGGGTATTTACGAGGCGCATATCCGTCTCAACGGCTACCCGTTCTTGGATGCGAAAGAGGAGTTCACACACACCACGACAGCTCGCGAGGTGATGCGGCCGCGACGCAACGAGCCACCGTTAGCAGTGCTTACTCAGGACGACCTGACACTGGGAGAACTGCAGACCGTCATCAACGATACGAGCTACAACGGCTTCCCGGTCATCGTCTCCAAAGAGTCCCAGAGACTGGTAGGGTTCGCCCTGCGCAGGGACATCACTATAGCGAtag AGAACGCACGGAGGAAGCAGGAAGGCATCGTGCTAAACTCGCGTGTATATTTCACGCAGCATGCCCCAACACTTCCGGCAGACAGCCCACGTCCTCTGAAGCTGCGCAGCATCCTGGACATGAGTCCCTTCACCGTCACAGACCACACGCCCATGGAGATCGTCGTGGACATTTTCCGCAAGCTCGGCCTGCGCCAGTGCCTCGTCACGCACAACGG GCGTCTCCTTGgtattattacaaaaaaagatATCCTCCGTCATATGGCCCAGATGGCAAACCAAGATCCCGAGTCCATAATGTTCAACTAG